The genomic region CGGGTAGTAGGTGGTCTTCGCCTTCGCGACGACGACCCGGCCCTGCTTCTTGTTCCGCAGCGCGATGGCCTTCATCGACATGTGCCGCTTGTGCACGTTGATGAAGCGGACGTACGCGGAGCCCTCCAGGGTCAGGTGTCCGGAGTCGTCCCAGCGTGCGCCGGTCAGCGAACCGTGCAGGGACAGTTCCTTGTCCAGCCGGTAGGCGCTCTTGTCGAGACCGATCGACCGGTCGCCGAGGTAGGGGTAGTTGAGGTACCGGTGCAGGCGCCGCTGGACGGGCAGGGGGCCGCCCTTGCGCTCGAACTCGACGACGTCGAGGAGCTCCTTGAGCCGGCCCTCGCGCACCAGGAGCCACTTGACGCGGGCATCGGCGGGAAGCTCGTCGATGATGTCCTCGTCGGCCTCGTCCAGGAATTCGTTCGCCCACCGCATGAAGGCGTCCCGGTATTCCGAGTCGGCGTCCGGCAGCACCTTCAGATGCAGCATCAGGTCGGACTTCAGGCAGGCGAGGTCGTACTTCCGCTTGTGGTCGCTGTAGGACCTGGCGCGGTGTCCCGCGAGGAACCGGCTGACCGACTGCACGGCGGCGACCCGGTCCTGGAGATTGCTGAACTCGGTGTGCCGCTGCGTGATGGAGGGAGCGGCACCGCCCTCGCGCCGGCGCCAGAAGTAGACGATGTCGGTGAGGATGTCCACCTTGGTCGCGCGGAAGTGCGCGAACATGTTGACCCAGGAATCCTCGTACATGACCCCTTCGGGGAACGCGATGTAGTGGTAATCCCAGAAGGATCGCCGGAACACCTTGTTCCACACGGTCCGGTCGTAGATGAGTTCCGGCAGCTTGGTGATGTGCGTGCCGCGCTTGCTGCGCTGCATGGGCGCCTTGTGCAGCGGAGACTGCCACCTCTTGGTGGAGTTCATCATCTGCACGTTGCCCGAGACGAAGTCGGAACCGGAGGCTTCGAGGGTCTGTACGAGCAACTCGTAGGCGTATTCGGGTATGACGTCGTCGCCGTCGACGAACGCCAGGAATTCGGCCTGGGGATGGGCCGCGCGGATGCCGACGTTACGGGCGTGTCCCGGCCCCATCGACTCCTGGCGCAGGAGCCTGAACCGGGGGTCGCGGCGGGCGAATTCCGCGGCGATCGCGGTCGAGGAGTCGGTCGAGCCGTCGTCGACCATGATGACCTCAAGGCCGCGGAACGTCTGCCTGGCTATCGATTCCAGGCATTCCTCGAGGTAGATCTCGACATCCTGGAAGGGAACGACGACACTCAGGCGGGGCATACCTGCCACTCAGAAAACTCCTCGATCGTCATACTCGTCCCGATGGGCGCCGAGCCTCCGCAAGACGTCACCGGACCCGCCCCTGCCGCCGGCCACACTCCGCTCCCCCGCGCACTCAACCCACCCTGCCCCCGCGCTCCGCACACTTATGCGACCTTCACCAGAGCCTGCGCAGCGTAAGCCAATTGATGAAGGGCGGGCAAGTGTGCAGCAAAGCCACACCCCCTTGAAGCTTCGCTATCGCGAATGGGTGATGGCATTCCGAGTGCGGCGGACTCGTGAACTCCCCCGGTTCGGGATGAGGTGGGCGGAATCTGACGTTCCTCCAGCAGCAGGCCAGCACACCCGGTGAGGAAGGTCACCCCACGCTGCACCAGGCCCCGAACGCGAGACCCGGGTCCCTGAGATCCCGCCGGGCGACACGCAGGCTCCCGTCAGCGTCGATCATCGCGATCGCTACTGCGCCGTGGGCATCGAGGGCCAACGCCGGGAGCCCCGCGCACCGGTCCCCCACGGGCGCCCACCAGGCCCCGTAGTGCTCACCCTCCGTGGGGTAGGCCGCGATCTCCGGGTACCCCTCGGCGCCACGCTGCAACAGGACGGTGCAGTCATAGCCGTTGACCTGCGTACGCACCACGCCCACCGGTCCGACACCGCCGGCGCCACCCAGGGGCATGAGCCTGCTCGGCACCCCGGCGGGGGTCTGCGGGCGGTAGGCGATGACACCGCCGTCAGCCGGGTGACGCCAGAAGTAGGTACCGGAGCCGGGTCCCGTCTCGTGGCAGCTGTACGTCCCTTCGACGGCGTCGGCCTCCATGCGGCCCAGCCACCTGAAGGCGCTTCCCGGCGCGTCCTGGCGCCAGTACGTGGCCCCGCCGCGGAAGGGGGCGAGGAACTCGGCCCGCCCGTGCGAGGTCACCAGCGGGACGACGGGACCGCGCACCCACTTGCCCTGATAGTCCGTCCAGTCGCCCCATACGCCGTCGGCACGCCGGGTCCGCCCGTGGACGCCCGCTCCGAAGCTGGTGGCGACGACGTGGAGGGAGCCCGTCCCGTCGGGCAGGACCATCGGGTCCCCGGGGGGCGGAGCTCCACCCTCCTGCCGCGGGAACGGGCTGCCTATCGCACGCCATTCACTGAGCGGCCGGCCGGTCTGGTACTGGGCGGCTATGACGAACTCGCGGCCGTCCGGGGCGGAGTCGCGCCGACGGCTGCCGGCGAACCAGACGAAGCCGTTGAAGTCCTGGGCCAGCGTGAACCGGCCGGTCCAGCCCTCCACGGGGAACAGGTCGGGGCCCCGCCAGACGTCCGAGCCGGGCGCCGACTCGGTCCAGCGCACCAAGCCCTCGGCGCAGCTCGCGTAGGCGGTCAGCCGGCCGTCCCGCCCCAGGCGGAGCCAACCCGAGGCCGCGTGGCCGCCGTCGGCCGCCGCGGCGATCTCGGAGCCCGGGACCGCGGGCGCGCCGGAGGTCGCACCCAGGCCCGTCTCCGCACGTCCGCGTCGCACCATTTCCTGCCCACTCCCGTCCACGCCTGTCGCTTTTGTCCGGTCTGGCCCGGCGGGCCGTGGGACAATGTACGGCAGCGCGGCGACCGGTCGATGCCTGGGTCAGATGTCCATGACCGCCTCGGCATCCGTGCAACCTAGCCTGATCGGCCGCCCTCCACCACCGGCGGGCCGGGCGGCTCGCAGTCCTGGTCAGGGCGGTCGGCTTCGGCGCCACCGCGAAGGGCTGCCGGCGCTCAAGGCGTTCAGGGCCTTGTCGGAGTTGATGGGCTGCAAGAAGGCCGACCCGGCCCACATCGACACCGGTCTGCCGGGGTGGACACCGGCTCACCAGCCGTCGCCCTCCGCAGGACTGACGGCTCGTGAGCCGCGTCGGTCCGCGTCGGCGTGCGACCGAGATCCTGTCCTTGAAGGTCGCTTACGGGCGCCATTCCCGGCGGTATGCGGGGTGCGTGGCGTACGACTGTGCGAGGACGCAGCAGGTGTCCAGATGAGGATGGCGGCAAGGTGGAGTGGGGCCTGGTACGCGATCGCGAGTTTGCCGCATCGTGTGGCCAGGCCGCGCCAGCTCGAGGGGGTTGATGCACCGCTCGACGGCGTTCCGCTGCTTGTACGCCTCGGCACCGAAGCCGGGCGGACGGCCTCTAATCGGTCTCGGGGAAGTGGGGTGCGTTTCCGCGTCGTCCGGTGCGGTGCATCGCAAGGCGGAGCAGTGCCCTTGTACTGGACGCACTCGGGTACTGCGACAACGCGGCGAGGCGCCGTGCCTGGGGGCACCTCCCAGCGGTAGCTGGGGGAGGCGCGGGGACGTGCCCCGCTTCCCCGAGGCCGCTTAGTTCTGTGCTGTGGGGCGGACGACGATGTCGCCCACGTCGACACCGGCCGGCTGCTCGATGGCGAAGGCGATGGCGCGGGCGATGGCGTCCGGCGGAATCGCGATCTCGCCCATGCTGTCGAGGATATGGGCCTTCATCTCCGGAGCCATGGAATCCGTGAATTCCGTGCGCGTGGCACCTGGCGAGACGACCGTGACGCGCAGGCTGCCGCCGGCTTCCTGGCGCAGGCCCTCGGAGATGGTGCGGACCGCGTTCTTGGTCCCGGCGTACACCGCCTGGAGCGGCACGATGCGCAGCCCGGCCGTGGAGACCGTGTTCACGAAGTGCCCGAAGCCCTGCTCCCGGAAGACGGGCAGCGCTGCGGCGATTCCGTACAGGACTCCTTTGAGGTTGACGTCGATCATCTCCTCCCAGTCCTCGACGCGCAGGTCGTCCAGCGGGGAGATCAGACCGACCCCGGCATTGCTGACGAGGACATCGATCTTGCCGTACCGGTCGCAGGCCAGCCCGACCAAACCGGTCAGGTCCTCCCGGCGCTTCACGTCCGTGCGTGCATAGACGGCCTGGCCGCCGGCCTTCTCGATGCGGGCGGCGAGCGCCTCAAGACGCTCCGGCCGACGTGCACCGAGCACCACCTTCGCCCCCCGCTCGGCCAGCAGCAGCGCAGTCGCCTCGCCGATCCCGCTGCTGGCTCCCGTGATCACAACGACCTTGCCTTCGATTCCCGACACCAGATCCTCCGAAAGTGGAATGAGCGCAGCGCACCAACTAGAGTGAAAGTGGAGGCTCCGCCGGTTAGTTCCACCGTAAGTGGACGCGCCTCCACTTCGCAACTGGGGATGAGGGAGCGAGCCGTCGATGGCACGGGATACGGAACGCCCGCTGAGGGCTGACGCACAGCGCAACCGGGACAAGATCCTGGCCGCCGCGGTGCGTGTGTTCGCCGAAGAGGGACTGGAGGCCCACTTCGAACGCATCGCCAGGGAGGCGGGGGTGGGAACCGGCACGCTCTACCGCAACTTCCCGACGCGGGAGATCCTGATCGAGGCGGCCTACCGCAATGAGGTGGCGCGGCTGTGCGATGCCGTCCCCGACCTCTTGGCGACGATGCCGCCGCGTGAGGCCCTGCGCGCCTGGATGGGTCGTTTCATCGACTACGCCACCGCCAAACTCGGCATGGCCGACGCCCTGCGCGCCGTCGTCGCCTCGGGAGCCGACCCCTACGGCCACAGCCGCGACATGATCCAGACCGCCATCTCCACCCTCATGGCAGCCGGTACCGCTGCCGGCGCCCTGCGCTCCGACATCCGCCCCACCGACGTGTTCGCCGCCCTCGCCGGCATCGCCCTCACTTCGGCGAAGCCCGAGCAACGAGACCAGGCCGAACGGCTTCTCGACCTCACCCTGGACGGGCTGAAACCCGCACCGCCACAGCTCCCCGAAAGCTGACGGTACGAAGTCCTCGCCGACCTGACCCCGGCGGCGGGCCTTGGCCCCGGCCCTACTACCTGGGGAGTACGCCGCGAACGCTACGCCAGGGTGACGCGGGTGACGGCCGGTCCGCACTAGCGTGGCCGTATGGAAGAGCAGCGCGAGCGCCCCGGGCCTCCCTGGCGGTGGTGGGTGGAGCGGACCGGCCGGGGGCCGGGCTGGCGCTCCGCGCTGCTCGTCGCCGTCTTCGCGCAGGCCGGCTCCAGCTGGGCCGCTCAGGCGCAGACCGGTCGGGTACCGCTGGACGCGTTCGCGCGGTTCCTGCTGCTGCTCGGGCCCGCGCTGCTGCTGGTGCGCCACCGCTATCCGGTGGCCGTCGTGTACGGGGTCAGCGCCGTCACCCTCGTGTACATCGGCGCCGGGTATCCGTACGGCCCGGTCTTCGTCAGCCTCGTGCTGGCCTGCTTCAACGCGGTCTGCACCGGTCACCGAAGAGCCGCCTGGGGAGCCGTCGGGCTGCTCTGGGCCGGGCACCTGCTCATCGGCCACTGGCTGTACCGGTGGTTTCCGCCCGCCGGGGACGGGCCGGCGCCCTGGGGGCAGGAACTGGGCATCACCGCGTGGGTGCTGGCGATGCTCGCGGTCTCCGAGCTGGTCCGCGTACGCCGGGAGCAGTGGGCCCGCGACCGGGCCGAGCGGGCGGCGGCCGAGCTCCGCCGGGTGGACGAGGAGCGGCTGCGCATCGCCCGCGAGCTCCACGACGTCCTCGCCCACAGCATCTCGGTGATCAACGTCCAGGCCGGCGTCGGGCTGGCCCTGCTCGACACGGACCCCGAACAGGCCCGTACGGCTCTGACCACCATCAAGGGCGCCAGCAAGGAGGCACTGGGCGAGGTCCGGCAGGTCCTCGACACGCTGCGTACCCCCGGTGACGCGCCGCGCACCCCCGCGCCCGGTCTCGACCGGCTCCCCGAACTCGTCGAGCAGGCCTCGGCGGCCGGGCTCGCCGTGGCCGTGGCCCCGGAAGGGAAGGCGCGGGCTCTGCCCCCGGGTGCCGACCTCGCCGCCTTCCGCATCGTGCAGGAGGCGCTGACCAACGTGGTGCGGCACTCCGGTTCACGCACCGCCCGTGTCCGCCTCGTCTGGCGGCCGGACGCGCTGGAGCTGCGCGTGGACGACGACGGCCCGGCCACCGCAGGCGGCGCGGGCGGCAGTGGAAACGGTCTCGTCGGAATGCGCGAGCGGGCCGCGGCGCTGGGTGGCACGATCGAGGCCGGCCCGCGCCCCGACGGGGGCTTCCGGGTGGTGGCGAGGCTGCCGCTGGGACCCGTCACGTCCAAGGAGGATCCGTGATCCGCGTACTGCTCGCCGACGACCAGCTTCTCGTGCGGGCCGGGTTCCGGGCACTGCTCGACGCGCAGTCCGACATCGAGGTGGCGGGTGAGGCGGCCGACGGCGACGAGGCGGTGCGGCTGGTGCGGGAGCTGCGCCCCGACGTCGTGCTCATGGACATCCGGATGCCGGTGCTCGACGGGCTGGCCGCCACCCGCCTGATCACCGGGGACGGGGAGTTCGCCGCGGTCAAGGTCGTCATGCTCACCACCTTCGAGCTCGACGAGTACGTCTTCGAGGCGATCCGGTCCGGTGCCTCGGGTTTCCTGGTCAAGGACACCGAGCCGGAGGAACTGCTGCGCGCGGTCCGGGCGGTGGTGGAGGGCGACGCGCTGCTGTCCCCGGGAGTGACCCGCCGTCTCATCGCGGAGTTCGCGGCCCGTTCGAAGCAGCCCGCCACCGCCGCGGAGCTGGGGCGGCTGACGGAGCGGGAGCGGGAGGTGATGGCGCTGGTCGGCATGGGCCTGTCCAACGAGGAGATCGCCCGCCGCCTGGTCGTCAGCCCGCTCACCGCGAAGACCCACGTCAGCCGGGCGATGGTCAAGCTCGGCGCCCGGGACCGGGCCCAACTGGTGGTCCTGGCCTACGAGTCCGGGCTGGTCAGGCCCGGCTGGCTCGGCTGACCCGCCCTCCCGCACACTAACCTCCCCCACACCGCGCTCCCGCACACCGCGCTCCCCACACCGCGCTCCGCACACCGCGCCCGCGCCGCCCCCGCGGCCGTGCGCCCGGCCCCGTACTCCCGGTGAAGTACGGACGGTGCAGCCGGCCGTACGACGACCCGCACCCCCTCCCGGAGCCAGTCTCGTCAGTGAGACGAAACGTCCACGCTTCCGAGGAGCTGAACCGAGATGAACACCCTCACCACCCTCGCGTACGACGGGCCCGGCCCATGGATCCTGTTCTTCCCGCTGATCTGGGCGGCGGTCGTGTTCGGCGCCGTGACCGTACTGCGCCGCACCGTGTGGCGCGGGCGCCGCGGGCCGTGGCAGGCCCGCGGGGCGGCGTACGGCGAGCAGTCGCCGATCGCGGTCCTGGGCCGGCGCTTCGCGTCCGGGGAGATCGACGAGGACGAGTACTGGCGGCGGCTTTCCGTGCTGGACGAGCAGTTCGGCCCCGCCTCCAAGGGCGGTGCGGCATGAGCACCGTCAGCGCCCTGCCGGGCGGCGGCGCAGGAGTCGCCGCCGCCCGGGTCGTCAACGCCCGGAAGGTCTACGGCCGGGGCGACACCGAGGTCCGCGCCCTGGACGGGGTGAGCGTCGACTTCCCGGCCGGCCGCTTCACCGCGATCATGGGGCCGTCCGGTTCCGGCAAGTCCACCCTCATGCACTGCGCCGCCGGCCTCGACACGCTCACCTCCGGATCCGCCTTCATCGGCGGCACGGAGCTGGGAGCACTCGACGACCGCGGGCTCACCCTGCTGCGCCGCGAGCGCGTCGGCTTCGTCTTCCAGGCCTTCAACCTGGTCTCCACCCTCACGGTCGCCGAGAACATCACCCTCCCGCAGGACCTCGCGGGAACCCGCGCCGACGGCGCGTGGCTCGACAGCCTCATCGACATCGTCAGCCTGCGCGACCGGCTGCACCACCGGCCCTCCGAACTGTCCGGCGGCCAGCAGCAGCGGGTCGCCGTCGCGCGTGCCCTCGCCGGCAGCCCCGACGTCGTCTTCGCCGACGAGCCGACCGGGAACCTCGACTCCCGCTCGGGCGAAGAAATGCTGGGGCTGCTCGGCCGCGCGGTGCGCGAGATGGGCCGCACGGTCGTGATGGTCACCCACGACCCGGTGGCCGCCGCCCACGCGGACGAGGTCGTCTTCCTCGCCGACGGGCGGCTGGTCGACCGGATGGCGGCCCCGACCGCCGAGCGGGTCCTGGACCGGCTCAAGGCCTTCGATACCCGGTCCCCGAAAGCCGCTTCGGCCCTCGCTCCGTCGGGGGCGGAGTCATGAGCGCCGCCCGTACCACCCTGCGGCTCAGCACCGCTTCGCTGCACGCCCACAAACGGCGCTTCGCCGGGACGTTCACGGCCGTGCTGCTCGGCGTCGCCTTCTTCACCGGGACCCTCGTCATGGGCGACACCCTCCGCGCGAGCTTCGACAGCATGTTCGCGGGCGCGGCGAGCGGGACCGACGCGGTCGTCCGCAGCTCCCGCGTCGTCACCGTCCCGGGCCAGGCCCAGGGCAGCCGGCAGCCCGTGCCCGCGGACCTCGCCGAGCGGATCCGGCGTACGCCGGGGGTGGCCGCGGCGGAGCCGGAGATCAAGGGCGCGGGACAGCTCGTCGGCGCGAACGGCGAACCGATCGGCGGCCAGGGACCGCCCACGCTCGCGGGCAACTGGATCACGGACCCGCGGCTCAACCCGTACCGGCTCGCGGAAGGCCGCCCCCCTCAGGCCTCCGGCGAGGTCGTCGTGAACCGGAGCACCGCCGCCAAGGGCGGGCTGAAGATCGGCGACACGACGGTGCTGCGCACGCCCGACCCGGTCCGGGTGACCGTCGTCGGGCTGGCCACCTTCGGCGGCGCCGACGGCATGGCACAGGTGACGTACACGGGGATGACCCGGGCGGACGCGGAGAAGTACCTGACCTCCGGGCCGGGCCAGGCGGCCTCCATCCAGGTGCGGGCCGGCCCGGGCACCAGCCAGCGGGAGCTCGTGGCCGCGCTGGCCCCGGTGCTGCCGCAGGGCGTCGAGGCGATCACCGGCCAGGAGTCGGCCCAGGAGAACACCGACATGATCTCGGGCCAGTTCCTGTCCCTGTTCACCACCCTCCTCCTCGTCTTCTCGGGCATCGCCCTGCTCGTCGCGACCTTCAGCATCCACAACACCTTCGCGATCGTGGTCGCCCAACGCACCCGCGAAAACGCCCTGTTGCGTGCGCTCGGCGCCTCCCGCCGCCAGGTCGTCGGCGGGACCCTGGCCGAGGCCGCGGTCGTCGCCGTCCTCGCCTCGGCGGCCGGACTGCTCGGCGGCATCGGGATCGCCGCCGGGCTCCAGGCCCTGTTCCCGGCCATCGGATTCCGGTTCCCCGAAGGGGACTTGGTGATCAGCGGCCTGTCGATGCTGCTGCCCCTCACGGTGGGTGTCGCCGTCTGCCTCGGCTCCGCGCTGCTGCCGGCCGTACGGGCAGGACGTACCGCTCCGCTGGCGGCGCTGCGCGAGAACTCCGTGGACGACTCGGGGGCGTCGCGGGCCAGGACGGCCGTCGGCGCCGGGCTGGGCGCGGCCGGCCTCGGGGTGATCCTGACCGGGGCGCTGGCCGTACCGTCGCTGTGGCTGTCCGGGGCGGGTGCGGTGCTGCTGACGGCCTCGTTCGTCGTCCTGGGTCCGGTCGCGTCCTCGTCCGCCGTACGGATCCTCGCGCGCCCGCTGGCCCGGCTGCGCGGGGTGACGGGCGCCCTGGCCGGGCGCAACGCGCGGCGCAGTCCCAAGCGGACGGCGTCGACCGCGACCGCGCTGATGATCGGCGTCGCCGTCGTCTCGCTGTTCACCGTCGTCGGGGCGTCCCTGAGGGAAACGATGGACCGGACCGTGTCGCGGTCCTTCGCCGGTGACGTGGCCATCAGCGCACCCGCGTTCGGGGCCGGCGGCAGCGGCCTCAGCCCGGCGCTGGCACCGGCGGTCGCCGCGCTGCCCGAGGTGGCGAGCGCGGTCGGCCTCGGCAAGGGGGTCGCGGAGGTCGACGGCTTCGGCCGCGCGCTGACGGTCACCGATCCGGCCGCCCTCGCCGTAGGCCTCGACCTCGGGGCCGTCGAGGGCCGGCTCGACTCGCTCGGCGCGGACGGGATCGCCGTGGCCGGCAAGGAGGCCGACCGGCACGGCTGGCGGACGGGCAGCTCGCTGGAACTCGCCTTCGCCGACGGGCAGAAGCAGCGCTTCACGGTCCGCGCGGTGTACGGGCGCTCGGAGCTCGCCGGCGACTACGTCATCACGCGGGCGGCCTGGGCCCCGCACCGGGCGCAAGACTCGGACACGCTGGTGGCCGTCACCTTCAAGGACGGGGTGCCGGTGGCGGACGGGACGGCGGCGGTCGAGCGGACCGCGGAGCGGTTCGGCAGCCCCGAGGTGCAGACGCGCGAGGCGTACGCGCAGTCCTCGGCGGGCGGCATCGACATGATGCTCACCCTCGTCTACGCGCTGCTCGCCCTCGCCGTGCTGATCGCACTGCTGGGCATCGCCAACACGCTCACCCTCGCGGTGTACGAGCGCACCCGCGAGCTGGGCCTGCTGCGGGCGGTCGGCCAGAGCGGGGCGCAGCTGCGGGCCATGGTCCGCTGGGAGTCGGTCCTGGTCGCGGCGTTCGGCACGGCCGGGGGCCTGGCGCTGGGCGGCGTCCTCGGGTGGGTCCTGGTGAAGGCCTCGGACGGGACGAGCGACAGCGCGTTCGCCTTTGCCGTCCCACCGCTGCAACTCGGCGTCGTCGCGCTGGTCGGTGTCGCGGCGGGCGTCCTGGCGGGCTGGCGCCCGGCCCGGCGGGCGGCGCGCCTGGACATCCTGCGTGCCATCGCCGCCGAGTAGCCCGGCCTGCGCCTTCGCGTCCGGTCATCGGCATTGACCGAAGGGGGGACCCTTGACCGTGCTCCCGCGCGGGAACGCCGCCGGATCGTTGCCCTCGTGGCGCGGCGGGCCCGTTTCCTGGACGGTCGGCGGCAGCCAGGGCGGCCGCGGATGCCCTGACCGCCGGGGGCGGAGGCGCGTCGATCCGGCCCGTCGCGGCGTCGGCCGAGCCGGCGGGTGGGTCACGGTCCCGCCCGCGCGGGCACGTGTCGGCGCCGGCCGGGCCGGCCGCGGCCGTCACGGCAGGTCGTCGGTCGGCGGGTCCGCCGTGTATACGTGGGGCGTGTCGGAGTCCCACTCCAGCAGCTCCGCTCCGCCGAGGACCACCTCGTCGGGGTCGGGCATGCCGGCCCGCCGCAGGAACTCGATGACGTCCTCGTCCGAGCGGGCCACGCCGAGGGACTCCTCGCGGCTCGCGGTCCGCAGCGTCACCTGCCGGCCTCCCGACGGGAAGATCCGGTGCACGACGACCGGTGCATGATGCATACCACCAGCGTCGCCCCGGCGGCGGAACCCGGCACCCCGGGGGACCCGCTAGGGCGTACCGGTCGTGGCCGGGCCCGGGATGCGGAACGTCGACGGGTCCGGGTAGGTCGCGGCCTCGGCGCGGACGACCCCCTCGATCTCCTCCTTGAAGGCGGGCTCGAAGAGTTCGACGGCCAGCAGCAGCTCCAGCCCGCGCAGGGTCGGGTCGAGCAGCGGGCGGGCCATGCGGGAGCCGCCGCCGGAGAGGCCCGTGAAGCCCGTCCGGGTGGTCGCCGTCCGCCC from Streptomyces sp. NBC_00190 harbors:
- a CDS encoding response regulator transcription factor, which produces MIRVLLADDQLLVRAGFRALLDAQSDIEVAGEAADGDEAVRLVRELRPDVVLMDIRMPVLDGLAATRLITGDGEFAAVKVVMLTTFELDEYVFEAIRSGASGFLVKDTEPEELLRAVRAVVEGDALLSPGVTRRLIAEFAARSKQPATAAELGRLTEREREVMALVGMGLSNEEIARRLVVSPLTAKTHVSRAMVKLGARDRAQLVVLAYESGLVRPGWLG
- a CDS encoding ABC transporter permease, with protein sequence MSAARTTLRLSTASLHAHKRRFAGTFTAVLLGVAFFTGTLVMGDTLRASFDSMFAGAASGTDAVVRSSRVVTVPGQAQGSRQPVPADLAERIRRTPGVAAAEPEIKGAGQLVGANGEPIGGQGPPTLAGNWITDPRLNPYRLAEGRPPQASGEVVVNRSTAAKGGLKIGDTTVLRTPDPVRVTVVGLATFGGADGMAQVTYTGMTRADAEKYLTSGPGQAASIQVRAGPGTSQRELVAALAPVLPQGVEAITGQESAQENTDMISGQFLSLFTTLLLVFSGIALLVATFSIHNTFAIVVAQRTRENALLRALGASRRQVVGGTLAEAAVVAVLASAAGLLGGIGIAAGLQALFPAIGFRFPEGDLVISGLSMLLPLTVGVAVCLGSALLPAVRAGRTAPLAALRENSVDDSGASRARTAVGAGLGAAGLGVILTGALAVPSLWLSGAGAVLLTASFVVLGPVASSSAVRILARPLARLRGVTGALAGRNARRSPKRTASTATALMIGVAVVSLFTVVGASLRETMDRTVSRSFAGDVAISAPAFGAGGSGLSPALAPAVAALPEVASAVGLGKGVAEVDGFGRALTVTDPAALAVGLDLGAVEGRLDSLGADGIAVAGKEADRHGWRTGSSLELAFADGQKQRFTVRAVYGRSELAGDYVITRAAWAPHRAQDSDTLVAVTFKDGVPVADGTAAVERTAERFGSPEVQTREAYAQSSAGGIDMMLTLVYALLALAVLIALLGIANTLTLAVYERTRELGLLRAVGQSGAQLRAMVRWESVLVAAFGTAGGLALGGVLGWVLVKASDGTSDSAFAFAVPPLQLGVVALVGVAAGVLAGWRPARRAARLDILRAIAAE
- a CDS encoding ABC transporter ATP-binding protein — protein: MSTVSALPGGGAGVAAARVVNARKVYGRGDTEVRALDGVSVDFPAGRFTAIMGPSGSGKSTLMHCAAGLDTLTSGSAFIGGTELGALDDRGLTLLRRERVGFVFQAFNLVSTLTVAENITLPQDLAGTRADGAWLDSLIDIVSLRDRLHHRPSELSGGQQQRVAVARALAGSPDVVFADEPTGNLDSRSGEEMLGLLGRAVREMGRTVVMVTHDPVAAAHADEVVFLADGRLVDRMAAPTAERVLDRLKAFDTRSPKAASALAPSGAES
- a CDS encoding sensor histidine kinase; translated protein: MEEQRERPGPPWRWWVERTGRGPGWRSALLVAVFAQAGSSWAAQAQTGRVPLDAFARFLLLLGPALLLVRHRYPVAVVYGVSAVTLVYIGAGYPYGPVFVSLVLACFNAVCTGHRRAAWGAVGLLWAGHLLIGHWLYRWFPPAGDGPAPWGQELGITAWVLAMLAVSELVRVRREQWARDRAERAAAELRRVDEERLRIARELHDVLAHSISVINVQAGVGLALLDTDPEQARTALTTIKGASKEALGEVRQVLDTLRTPGDAPRTPAPGLDRLPELVEQASAAGLAVAVAPEGKARALPPGADLAAFRIVQEALTNVVRHSGSRTARVRLVWRPDALELRVDDDGPATAGGAGGSGNGLVGMRERAAALGGTIEAGPRPDGGFRVVARLPLGPVTSKEDP
- a CDS encoding SHOCT domain-containing protein — its product is MNTLTTLAYDGPGPWILFFPLIWAAVVFGAVTVLRRTVWRGRRGPWQARGAAYGEQSPIAVLGRRFASGEIDEDEYWRRLSVLDEQFGPASKGGAA
- a CDS encoding TetR/AcrR family transcriptional regulator, with the translated sequence MARDTERPLRADAQRNRDKILAAAVRVFAEEGLEAHFERIAREAGVGTGTLYRNFPTREILIEAAYRNEVARLCDAVPDLLATMPPREALRAWMGRFIDYATAKLGMADALRAVVASGADPYGHSRDMIQTAISTLMAAGTAAGALRSDIRPTDVFAALAGIALTSAKPEQRDQAERLLDLTLDGLKPAPPQLPES
- a CDS encoding SDR family oxidoreductase, coding for MSGIEGKVVVITGASSGIGEATALLLAERGAKVVLGARRPERLEALAARIEKAGGQAVYARTDVKRREDLTGLVGLACDRYGKIDVLVSNAGVGLISPLDDLRVEDWEEMIDVNLKGVLYGIAAALPVFREQGFGHFVNTVSTAGLRIVPLQAVYAGTKNAVRTISEGLRQEAGGSLRVTVVSPGATRTEFTDSMAPEMKAHILDSMGEIAIPPDAIARAIAFAIEQPAGVDVGDIVVRPTAQN
- a CDS encoding DUF6221 family protein produces the protein MRPVQGHCSALRCTAPDDAETHPTSPRPIRGRPPGFGAEAYKQRNAVERCINPLELARPGHTMRQTRDRVPGPTPPCRHPHLDTCCVLAQSYATHPAYRREWRP